The following are encoded together in the Enterobacteriaceae endosymbiont of Plateumaris sericea genome:
- the infA gene encoding translation initiation factor IF-1, with product MSKSDNIEMQGIVLNTLPNTVFHVKLENGHIVTAHISGKMRKNYIKILTGDKVTVELTPYDLSRGRIIFRSR from the coding sequence ATGTCAAAATCAGATAATATAGAAATGCAAGGAATAGTTTTAAATACATTACCTAATACTGTATTTCATGTAAAATTAGAAAATGGACATATAGTTACTGCTCATATTTCAGGAAAAATGAGAAAAAATTATATAAAAATACTTACAGGAGATAAAGTTACTGTAGAATTAACACCTTACGATTTAAGTAGAGGAAGAATAATTTTTCGTAGTCGTTAA